CTTCTCCCCATATTCCCCTGGAGCCATCCCAAACAACTGGCTGCAGGAGAATCTCACAGGATAAAGGTTTAAACTTGCGCTTTTTCTGCTTATAACTGAAGGACTTCTTTCAGCCCCTGTTGTCAAAAGCAGCTTGGTTTACTGGAATCTCCAAAGTCTGCAGAGCAGACAGCAGAGAGAGCTATAAAACAAAGCTCTTCATTTTCTATCCCTACCTCCCCAATacaagcagaaagcagaaaatggagaaagagaaaacagatcaATGAAGACAATGTTTAGTGAGATACAAGAGGGGGACATCCTCTGGTGATTCACAGGTGCATCAAAGAAAGGGTCAGCATCACCAGCACACAGGCACCCCTCTTACAAAGCCTTTAAAACTCGCTTGTTTCTAAGAGCTTCCAGTTTAAATATTACACTTAATCACCAACGATGCTACAAGTACAGCAAGCCAGGAACTTGCCCACAGCATTTAGTTACCTATTCCCTGTACTGATCACATATCTGCAGATAAAAAGCTAAGTGTCAGTAGGCCTGAACCAGACAGGTTCTTCATAGCAAAATGCTTTGCAGCCACACACTCCCATTCAAGCATAAAATATGAGTTCGGGAATTTGCCCTCCCTGTACCCCCGTGCCATTTGTACTGTCCGAGGAACACTGAAACTGAACAGTCACCTTCCCACACTGAACTTCTGTCATTCCTTCTTGTCCAAAATAGCTGAGTTCGTTACCATCCAGAATCACGCTTGCTGTGTAAAAGGTGTCAGGCTCAATCTGCACTGGATATTCAAACCACACAGGAAAAGTGTTACTAGAACCATCCGAGAAGTATTTACTCAAGTTCTGGCCCAGGATAACCCCTTGTCGCTTCAGTTCAATCTTGGCACTGTACTCTGCCGACCCACAGCTGGAGCCGTAGAGCCCAAAGCCAGCAATAAACACTCTCTTATCAACAGCAAACTGGATGCTATCACAGCGGCCCCGGTAGCGCCACTGGTTGCTGCGGTAAGCGCAGGACTGGAAGCGGTGGCAGCGCTGAGGGACAAGGCCCTTCCGGGGCTTGCTGACAAACTGCAGCTCCGGCTTTTTGGCAGCCGTGTACCACAGGAAGATGTCATTGGTTTCGTTGAGAGTCAGGATCCCGGACTGAGCAGCACCGTTGGCGAAGTCGTCGAGGGCCATGGTAGGGATGCGGATCAGGTAGAGAGCCTTGCCCAGCACCTTGCGCTTGTTCTCTATGGTGGCCGTCAGCTCTTGGCGCTGGCACTCCACTTCAGCCCAGTTCAGAGCTGCCTCGAAAACAACAATTTCTTTGGCATTCAGAGTCTCCCTTCGGAGAATGCTTTCAAGTGTCTGAAAATCAATGTCACAGAACCCCTCAGACTTCAAAGCGAGCTCAGCTTGGGCATCAATCACTTCCCAGCAGCGCTGGGTCAGGTCAGGTTCCTCGAATaagcagctctgggagagcagcacaCAGGCATTCTTTGCACTCAGACTCGTCTCGAGGAAGTTGACGCAGGCGCGGGCCAGGTGAGGAACAATGTACTTCTTGGCAGCATAAAGAGTGGCCAGGACAGTGTCTGCAGCCAAATCGATCTCATCACAATAGATGTACCTGAAATAAAGCACACGGGTGTAATCCTGCTGCTTAATGCAAAACCAGAGTTTGTCAACAACAAACTCACAAAAAATCATaaacaaagaatatttaaatggCACCACATTAAAACCAAGCAGTGCTTTTGGTGAGTATTGATTAAATCCAGAAAGAAAGTACAAAAAACATTCCGCACTTAAGACCATGGAAGAGAACGGGCTTAAATCTAAGGTGAATCCAACTCCCCATTTGGGGTACATGCTATGAGACAATTGTTTAAAAACTGTGgcccctgcagctctgtgctccttCCACAGAGGCCTTGGCTGATGAGAGGCCCCAGGCAGGAGCTCCTGCCTCACTCAGCTACCACAGGAGTCTGGAGCATGTGTTACCGAGAGTCCCCGGACTGCATGTCCCCTGACTGTGAACCGTGCTTTACTGAGGTGTATGCACAAAATCAGGAATGGTAACAAGTTTGTAGAAGGTAACTAGGTAATCTAAGAAGAGAAATGCTACTCAAGTATATGAGGTGCTATCCATTTCTGTAACTActggattgggtttttttaggaggtggcttttttgtttgggctcatgtttttgcttgttttttttaaagggtgaTGAAGCACATAGGAAATGGaacatttcaggtttttaatGCTCACAACATCCTACCTCAACCAGCACAGCATTTTCACTCAGTCTCACTGCATAAGGATGAAAAAAGCTTTACTGCTATGGTAGCGTGGTGGAAGAGATGAAGGTGAAATTCTATTTATGTGACTAAACTGCTGGGATTCATTGCTCAGAGAAATGAAGCATTGTACAGTTTGTTCTTTTCAATATCTCATGCTTCAGGGCCCCATTTGCAGCTGGTGAATGCAATGTGCTAAAACCATGCCAAATGCAATTTCACTCTTCACAGGGATAAGCAAGTCTTGATGGTTATGGCTGATAAAAGAGTCTTCCTCCAGAAAAGCTAAAGTTGTATGGAACCCTGTACTAATTAAAATTTTCTAGTTAGCAGGTTTCCCTACACAGTGAGTTTTCTGCAGAACAGATGTGCCTATAAAGAGAAATTAGTACCTACACTGGTCTGATTATAGATGTAAATAACTATTTGTATTTTTGCAGCTGTAAGATAGTATCCTCCATGCCACACctggaaaacacacacagaggggaTACTGCTCCAGCAATATAAAATCTAAGAGgttacagagaaaaagaaaacttacacagagccaagccTATTTTTAGTCTTTACTACTTGGTTTCAGCTTATTTGTAAAACCAAAGAGCACATCTCTATATCAATGGTTACAGGCGTAGCCCCTTTACCGCCCAAAAAATTCCAttcaattaatttgtttttatgatTGTCCTCATTGCTCTCCAactctttcctcccttccattACTTCTCTTTGCCTGCTAGTACAGCAGAGAGTGATGACATCTGTTTTAAATCGAAACAGTACAAAAGTTGCTATTTTAATATTCCTGAAAATCAAGAACTAATATCACTGATGTACAGCAGACACAGCACAGATCGGCTGTCAGCAATACTCCACACCTCTCCCTCTGCCAATGCACCTTGACTCTGGTCTGCGGTTACTGATATTCCAGTTTCACCCTGTTCTCAAACAGAGGATTCTGCCAGAGCACGGGGTTTGATGGTTTAGTAACACATTCAGCCTGGGATGAGATCACAGTTCTAACTTGAACAGTCAAGACTGAGATAAGATATAATACATTAAAGCACCAGTTCAGTTTGACAACTAGACTGTAAGTTTAACcctgtttttaaaactgtagaGAACAGTCAAAGCAGTTTTACTGGGAGAATAATTAGTATCTACGAGTCATGGTGTTTCCTGTATTACACCTGGCAATACCTTGTTTGTTGTCAGAGTGCCCACTGTGTAACAAAACACGCCAAAAAAATTATGCTATTTATGCTATTCATTGgcccaagaaaaaagaaaaaaaacaaaacaaaacaaaacccagcaagatgtccaaaccaaaaaacccaaactcaatGTATTTTCTGATAAAGTTTATGATGTGGAAAGAAGCATATGAAGGAGAGGCTGCTTTGGGATAGAGTCTTTCCCTCTGTAGCAACAGTATCATGAGCCTTCTGCCATCCACAGCTCACAGCAGTTGCAAGCGACACTCACAGGGATGATTTCCCAGAGGGAAAGGAGTGAAGGGGGATGGTGGCTGCCCCTAAGCTCCACGTGCAGTGGATCCTGTAGCGAGGGGACGCTGCACTGCTGAGCACCATCCCTGTGCCTTCCCTGCACCACCACGGCTGCACTGGAGCACTCTGCAGCCTCAGGCACACTGCATCACTGGCAAGGTTACCTCAACAGCCACACAGCCCACAGACTTTTTCTggtcttttgggttttttcaacaAAAGCTGGGACGGTGATGAATCCCATGGTTCTGGTCATGCTCCCATAGATAGTTTCCTAAATTGCCATGGGCTAAATAACATGCCAAGACCTAGATGTCAGTATTGATACACTCTTTTCTAGGCTTGCTTTCTGCACGCATTTCTTAATGATAAATTcagaaagcattatttttatatggCACATCATGTTTAGTCACAGTGAAATAGAATTGCTGTtcaaaaagaaagggaggggCTTGGAAGAATCCAAGTATCTTGTATTTGTGATTTGCAAAATTCAGCATGAAAGTAAAGCATAAGTCTGAGCTCTGCCACAAAACCAAAAGGGCCCAAAGTAAAGATCCATAACACACCTCCCTACATAATGTCATAtcttaactttatttttcaagtcTACAGAACATCTGTTGAGCTCTTCCTAGCAGTTACTGATATTTGCACAGAACATTCCTGATGTTGATGATAACCTAAAAAACTCTATATGCAAGTTTGAATGTTCATCTATGGTGccactgaaatgcaaaaaaagaaaaagaaactgttctGTAATCACAAGCTAATCAAAACAATCTATGAAATACAATAAATTGCTAGCTAGTGATTATATCATTACATGCAAGAAAACCTGCAGCATATTAAAAGGATCACGATCAGATACTgatgtattttctgtaaaagaaagcaatggcatttatttaaactgaagggaaaaaaaatcctcaaagcCATAGCATTTCTGTGATAGGGCATTTCTCTTTGACAATCAGAGTTTATAGATACATTCAAGGACAATTCGGCAGGGAAGCTGCTTCATTATGCCCATTTAAGAAAAGACAGCATTTCTTACGCAGTttgcaagaaggaaaataatgatcATGTAAACTGACTAGTTTTCCTTGTTAGATAAAATCCCCTATTCATGTAAACAGGCTTTTTATCACTTTCCAAATGCATCAATATGATACATGaggagaaatttatttttcaggggCTATATTGAATAACTTAGGGTCATTTTTCTAAGACAAGACCTGCATACTGCAGGTTTCTAAAAGAACTGGAACAATGTCAATCTACAAACCCAGAAATTTACTGGGTTTGAGGGGGCTTTGtgcatgtatttttaactttacaCTATGCTTGCAAAGTAGAAcagttggtttgggttttttttgttacagcTGACAAATCTTTTTAGTAACTCCATTCCTTTGTGTAACGTGTAGTGACAAATCAGATCGATAGGCATTACAGTACACAATGTGCCCAAAGATCCCCTGTCAAAGTCATTATTTACAGCTGCCTACATTAGTCTAGGGGAGAGCAAAATGAGGGGAaagtttaaaacacaaaaagaggaacattttaagcgactgctttctttctgtttatatGCAAGTCTAATACTTCAGCTATGACATTGGCAGCGTATGTATACATCAGACAGGGAAACATATCCAGCAGATGAATGATGCTTACTTCAGCAttgcaagaaaagcagcaggctCAACATCTGGTATACGGATTTCATCTTTGTCCTCAGCAAGCTCTCCGTAAAACATCGCGTGGAATACAGAGCTCCCAACAGCCAGGACGTACTGTTGAGAAAGGGAAACCTTATTTCATGCTTTGAACTGAAAACACTGCCAACACAAACAATGTGGGAGAGCCACTCTGAGCATACTGGGCTGCACTGACAGGCTCTACAGGCACACTTCAGTAAGAAATGTAGTCCAAGTTAGGAACAAATTACacattttccttgtgttttacTCTCCTGGGCATACATGCATTAGCTACTGGAAAACGCTCATCTCCACTGCAGAAGTGAACTATTTCTAGAAAATCTCAAGAGCAATATTAATCAACAGCACAAAGCAGTATTCCTAACTTTACTGCCCTAGCCCAACAAATGTACTGTTTaactgaaaacacaaagaaaagccAGGGATGGATTATCCCACTGCATGTGGCCTTTTCAGATACAGACTGCTGCCTGTCCCAGAAGAGCCGAGCCTCCCACGCTCTGTCCCGGCATAGCCGTGGGAGCTCTCTCTGGCTCTCCCTGCCCGAGCAGATCGTGCAGCTGTTGCTTACTTTGTGTCCCGGCAGCCGCTGGGTCCCACCTGGTGGCCCGACCACAAAATGAACATCTGCCATCAAGTCATTGTTGAACATCACTGCATTTCTACAAACAGAGGTAGCATGTTAATTTGTGGCACCCAGGAACTCTCTGCATGCCCCAGACCcatgaaatttaatttcttagcAACTTCAAGTTGCTTGTTAGCAAAGAGAAGCCAGTCACACTTTGCTTCAAGCTACTTTACACATCATCGCATAAATATACCAGAGAAAATACTAAGGAGGAAAAAGCATgtgtggggggtgtgtgtgcaaTAAAACCAACCCCCAAACTTCCGAGAACTTTCCAAGAAGCGGAAATCAAAGTCCAGCGCATTTATCACTGAAAATCCCCACTGAGGTCTAAAAGCAAATCTTTACGGGTATGCTGCAGCTTTcagcaacatttttatttactgaaataaatgcacTGTCTGGAAAagagatattaaaatatttttccattaccAAAACTCTTATTTCATGCACACATACAGGGAGACAAAAAGCCCAAATAAAATATAACAGTGTTTTCCTCAGCAAATAAATGCATTCTGGACATTTTGCTACTTTTCACCTCTCCAttcaaacaccaaaaaaactgCCCTGAACTTACCTCTCTCTGATGGTTGGATAAAGTCCTTGCCAATTAGGTGCAGGAATAGTGTTGTTGTTATTGAGATTTTGCTGATGGTACTGCTGGACAGCGGTTGTATTAGTGTTAGCTGGTTTCTTTCGGGGAAAAATATCAGCAGccatcttcttcttctttttggtCTTCAAGGTAATGATTTCATAGCAAACTGGAGGCAATTTGCTGTTGCTACTGCCGCTGCTATTTCCTTTCTTAGAGCTCTTCTTAGACCTGTTCTTGACTGTCTCTGGAAGCATCAAGAAGAAGGTGAGACATTTCatgttctttcctttctcatctACCATGAGTATACTCGTGTGTAAAGCCCGACAGCCTAACTAGTTAGGAACATTTAGGAATGCACGTGGAAGCTGTTacaccaaaagcagcagagctgagagttttcttcttttccagcaaGACAAGGTGACCTTTCCAGCGCACCGAGCAAGAAACTGACTTTAAGTTTGATCCAGAACTCGAATCGTTAAATACATCCCCATCATTCCAGCcagctttccttctttccagctTTCCCGATCAGGAGCCGCCTGGCAGCGCTACGCGCCGGgcagagggcaggaggagcGCACGGCGGCAGCGCCAGGCTGCCGGCGAGCCGAAGTTGCGCGGGCAGGGCtggcggcggagcggggccggcggcggagcggggctggcagCCGTGTGGGGCTGGTAGCcgtgtggggctggcagccgTGTGGGGCTGGTAGCCGCGTGGGGCTGGTCGCGGAGCGGGGCTGGCCgcggagcggggctggcagCCGTGCGGGGCTGGCCGCGGAGCGGGGCTGGCGGCCGTGCGGGGCTGGCGGCCGTGCGGGGCTGGCGGCCGTGTGGGGCTGGCGGCCGTGCGGCCGGAGCGGCAGCGCGGAGCCAATGGCTGCAGCCGCCGAGAGCGGCTCGCGCACAGTGACACCTATGGCAgcccgcgccgctcccgcgCTCGAGCCGCAGCGGCGCTCCCGCAGCTCCCACGCAGCCGAGGCAATTAAGGAATAAATGGCACACGCCGTTGCGTAAGCGCGCGGCTGGCCAGGAGagtgtgcgtgcgtgtgtgcGCGTGTCTGCGAGCGCTCCTCCGTGCCGCTTCAATTTTCACAGGGGAAGCAACAAGAAGTTGAAATCAGGTAGAAAGATCTATCTGAGTCTATTGCCGTGGGAACTATTTCCACGGGCGTTCGATATTAGCACAGCTTCCTTTGCCTCTAGCGTTCCCACAAATCCCTCCTGTGAGAGTTGTTCAGCGTGTGACAGATATCAGAACCGAATTAAAGCAAtcgagcagcagcagcacagacagcgATGCAGCCAAACAATCCCTTTCAGCGCAGCTTCTACTCCAGTGTAACATGAACAGGGATGAGGTCACAGCTTCAGCTTTAACTCCTTATGTTTCCAGATAACATAACAGCCTTTGACAGGGGTCCCAAATCAATAAGCAGTGCTAATTAAGCCAGCTTACACCAGACACGGCTGCACCACATCAGAAGAAAACTTCTAGATGTGCAATCAGATTAAAGCAAACCAGAGTGAATATATTTAATCAATATTTCAAAGCATTAAATGAAAAAGTCTGAATGATTTAGAGAGTCTTGGGCAAAAAACACTCCCTGAGATGCAAACACAGTCCAATTTTACACaaatactttctgaaataaacagGATATAAGCTGTGCCAACCAAACCactcaaataaaaaagaagtctgATTTTCAGTCATTACTTTACTCAGAACTTAAACTTAGATGAGATTTCTTTAACAGCAGGTCAAGTGTATAGAAAAACCACCAAGCAAGCATAGccacttaaaaacaaaagcagggaaataaaatatacttgATATGAGGAGTCAACATATCACACCTTAAAATACCGGGAAGcagataattaaaatattatttcagacttactttcagttttaaagaaaaaactccTCTGCTTTCAAAACTAATTTAGCCACATTTTGCCATAATTAGTTTTGCTGGACAACAATACAGCAGGGAAATTAAAGTGAGAAAAGGTTGATGAAGAATGTTGTTGAAGCCCCTGACAAATCTGCCACTGATTACTCAGGCCATTTATTCAATCTCCATCCCAATTGCTTGAATCACAGCTGTGGCTTCGTGACACACACTCAGGATGTCTTTAACCTGAGAGTGTGCAGGTATTTCAAAGATTACCAGGCCTCCTTGGGACATGCTCCACAAGAAGCACTAACTGTGTGCCCCAGCCATCTGGAGGCTTTGCTGCAGTGGTTGGAGATGATGCCATTCCCAGACACATCTGCCCTCTCTGTCTGAAGGCAATACTCATGGAAGGGGGAAACAGAAGAAGACATGTCCATGCCTCAGCTGCTACATTTCACAATCTTAGTGCAAGATCTCCTTGACTGCTGCTTTAAAGGAAGATGGTGGGTTATGCCTGGTGTAGCTGAAAGGCAGAGACACGTTGCTAAATACATTGAGGAGAGGTTATGTAACTtccaaagaaattatttctagcaaccttttctgtctcctccccgctttttctttttatctgcaACAGTCTGATTAGAAAGAGAAACTAACAACCTAAACCATATTGAACCgtagagagggaaaaggaggagtaAAGGAGCAGAAACTCATCCCACAGATGGGATCTTATAACTGCTCACAGCTGAGTTTATACCATGAACACAGCAGGTATTCCCTTCACAGAATTTGAGTTTGTTGAGTTTGCCTAAGTTTTTTTACTCTCATTATGTAAATTTCCAGCCCTTCTAGTTACAAAAATAACCCTTGTGCCAATGCACAGGACAAACatctcaaaagaaagaaatcttaaaGAACCTCTTAAAGATATAGATAACCACAGACTCCAGAAAATCTGGTTCTCAGTGTTGCAGTTGGCAGAAGGTGAAAGCAGGGGTTGGAAGATTTGATTGTCGTTCCACAAATCCATTTTATAGACTTCCAAAGTATATAAAAATCAAGGTCTCTGCACATTTCTTCAAACCAATGACCAGGAAGAATCCAAAGATTTTACACACACACCAGATAAGGTCACTGGGAGGCTACAGGTGATAATGAGGGACAGACTGACCAGTTAAATCCATGTGGGAAAAACAGTAAATGAGAATCCACAGGAATCCCCACCAACCTTTGAATTCTGTAACACACCACACATGTACAGCACGTTGTActttctgggaaaagaaaggaaaggagggaaaaactgcagctgaagCATGTTCTGCCTGAACTCAGAAGTCAGACAGACCCCAGCAGACAAGAAGGATCTGCATGACAGGATAAAAGCCCACCCCAGTAAATAAGAAGCCAAACTGCCATCTTTGCCTGCTCTTAAGCCACCCAACAAAATCTGGTCTGCTCTAACTGGAAAATAGCACTGATTCCAGAACAGAATCTAAATAGATTTAGATTTTAATAGAATTCCTATGAAAAACTATAAACGTCTCACAGGTTCATACCACCTTCTACTGCACTTCATCATCTCAGCAACTAAATCTCATAAACTAATCATTAGATGGAtgtgaaatgggaaaaacaacccccaaagCATTAGTGCTATTCTCACTCACTATTCTTTCTGTTTTGGCAGCAGCTTCCACTTATTTTTGTACAATGGTGTTTTCTCCCTTTACTATATACATACTGTCAATGAATTTAGAAATCAATATGCTGGCAGCCAGTAAAAACAACCTAGGAACTGCTGCCTGTTGAAAGACCAGTCAAAATCCCCAGTTTAGATCAGTTTGCCTCCAATAAGAGGATCAAGGAAATTGACCTTCTCTGACCCAAAGATCTAGCCATTTCTGAAATCTTATTACAATGTACTCCTAATCTTCCTCAGCAAGTCtcagttttcttcattaattatATATTAACAGAACTAAACTTGATATATACAActgagaaaaagggaaatacagtttttcaaaggcacattaatttttattttacaagcaAAGTAGTCAGACCAGGAATATTTCATGTTAAAGCGTGTAGGAAATTCCATGTTTAAATCTTAACACTGGCCTAATGGGTATTCAAAAtgccagaagaaaagaattaagCAAAGGACTATATTCCCAGTCTGAGATACTACACACCAACTTACATGTCCCTTTCAAATTATTAGGAGCAGGTTACGAGCCCGTGGAAATCAGTTCCTGACTAAACATTGTGAACTGAAGCAGCAATTTTGCTGTTCAAACCCAAGTGTGTGCAACACACGTGCCATCCCAGTTTCATTTATCCCTTAAGAACATAATATACCTTGATACCATTGTGTGGCACAGGCGTcacagcaaagcccagctcctggTACAACTTTTAATAGTATGTTACTACTGTAATTATGCCTTTCTATAGGTAACTTCCAATAGGGAAATCAATTTCAGGGCTGATGGGAGTATTCTTCCTCATACTTCATCAGTTTCTCCTGCTGCAATAGCAGGGATACCAAAGTGTTTCtatcttttttctccttctaacAAATTGAGTTTTTCTACATCTCTCATTTACAGGCCTGTTCCTCATATCGTAACATGAGCTAGACAATTCTATAAAACACAAGCTTTCATCAAAATTCCCAATTGTTTGTTACAACCACATCATGAATAAAGGAAAGGATTCTTAGTAAGCAATGAGGAAATgcatacatttctttttctgtaaagttGCCAAGCGTCTTCTTTGGCAGTTACTATGTCCATGCATTATTAACATTGTTTAAATTCTGAATTTCCCCTTACAAGGAAACAAATTTCAGATGACACATCTTGATTaaccaaaataaatacacaatGTTACTGTTTAACAAATCTACCTGTCTGCCCACTGCTAGTTCTCACTGAATTGAACTTTAAGCActcatttaaaaac
The window above is part of the Corvus moneduloides isolate bCorMon1 chromosome 3, bCorMon1.pri, whole genome shotgun sequence genome. Proteins encoded here:
- the BTBD3 gene encoding BTB/POZ domain-containing protein 3 isoform X1 — its product is MVDEKGKNMKCLTFFLMLPETVKNRSKKSSKKGNSSGSSNSKLPPVCYEIITLKTKKKKKMAADIFPRKKPANTNTTAVQQYHQQNLNNNNTIPAPNWQGLYPTIRERNAVMFNNDLMADVHFVVGPPGGTQRLPGHKYVLAVGSSVFHAMFYGELAEDKDEIRIPDVEPAAFLAMLKYIYCDEIDLAADTVLATLYAAKKYIVPHLARACVNFLETSLSAKNACVLLSQSCLFEEPDLTQRCWEVIDAQAELALKSEGFCDIDFQTLESILRRETLNAKEIVVFEAALNWAEVECQRQELTATIENKRKVLGKALYLIRIPTMALDDFANGAAQSGILTLNETNDIFLWYTAAKKPELQFVSKPRKGLVPQRCHRFQSCAYRSNQWRYRGRCDSIQFAVDKRVFIAGFGLYGSSCGSAEYSAKIELKRQGVILGQNLSKYFSDGSSNTFPVWFEYPVQIEPDTFYTASVILDGNELSYFGQEGMTEVQCGKVTVQFQCSSDSTNGTGVQGGQIPELIFYA
- the BTBD3 gene encoding BTB/POZ domain-containing protein 3 isoform X2, which translates into the protein MAADIFPRKKPANTNTTAVQQYHQQNLNNNNTIPAPNWQGLYPTIRERNAVMFNNDLMADVHFVVGPPGGTQRLPGHKYVLAVGSSVFHAMFYGELAEDKDEIRIPDVEPAAFLAMLKYIYCDEIDLAADTVLATLYAAKKYIVPHLARACVNFLETSLSAKNACVLLSQSCLFEEPDLTQRCWEVIDAQAELALKSEGFCDIDFQTLESILRRETLNAKEIVVFEAALNWAEVECQRQELTATIENKRKVLGKALYLIRIPTMALDDFANGAAQSGILTLNETNDIFLWYTAAKKPELQFVSKPRKGLVPQRCHRFQSCAYRSNQWRYRGRCDSIQFAVDKRVFIAGFGLYGSSCGSAEYSAKIELKRQGVILGQNLSKYFSDGSSNTFPVWFEYPVQIEPDTFYTASVILDGNELSYFGQEGMTEVQCGKVTVQFQCSSDSTNGTGVQGGQIPELIFYA